Genomic DNA from Salvia miltiorrhiza cultivar Shanhuang (shh) chromosome 1, IMPLAD_Smil_shh, whole genome shotgun sequence:
GTGAGTTTCCGCCGCTCCAACACCACCCTCTCCACACCAGCACCCCCGATTAACCGGAAATCGGGGCTAGGGCTGCGATCGACTGCGTGGCAGCTCATCTTCTCCAGCCACGCGATTTTGGGGGTTAGGGCTGCGATCGAAATTATCTCCCGCGGCAATTCCAGCCACGGCGGCGCCGCTTCCTTTGGGGCACGATGAGGACGATATCTGATCTTCAATTTTGGGGGATTTTACGTGTTCGATTTTGAATCTAAGGGTGGTCGGTGGTGGCGGTGCTCCAGTCGCCGGCTGCAATTCCAGCCACGGCGGCACCGCCTCCTTCGGTATAACGATTCTTGGTTTGAATCGGCTGATTTTGTTGAGGAAATCACTGATTTTTCTTGGTTTGCATGTTGGTGAAAATTGGAACAGAAAATGGTTGGAATGGTTTGGCTtctggtttggtttggtttctGGCTATGCGTTGCTTTGTCTGAATAATCTGGTCGTCCGGCGTCTCTGTCGCCGGTGATGTCGTCGCCGGAGTCGGCCAAATTTTTGGTGGAGCTTGAGAAGAAGACAaagataaattttaattaattcatttattttgatggacCACATTTAATTAAACACTAACTATctctttcttaatttccgtgccgaaaagaacgtggccaactttaatgggacggagggaatatcactttttctccactatcaatacactttacaactttttattaaaatctgtgccgtccccaaagaggaagccattttagggacggagggagtataatattttttctccactatcaatatactttacaatatttttttaaaattcgtgtcgttcCCAaaaaggaacttatttcagacggagagagtatatattaatataagggACCAGACGTGATGCCAGAAACAGTAATTGACTGTAATTAGAAAGGTTGCAATTTTACACGTGGATTCCTCGAGCTGTGAAACCTACCAAAAGTCCTAAgtacttaataaaaattcctTGATTCATGTTTTTAAAAGACGAGACAGCAGATCCAAGAAGCTTATTTTCTGCAATCAAATCGCTCTTAACTTCTCACGTAATTGGATCACGCACTCATCCCGCAATGTCAAAGCCAAGGTAATTACCAAATTTAATCTCTctcaaattttaatattttcaataTCACCATGCATAAACTTTCATCTTAATTAGGTTGGAAGGCAAGGTCGCGCTCATCACCGGCGCCGCCAGCGGCATCGGCGAGGAGGCCACGCGGCTCTTCGTGgagcacggcgccgccgtggtgGTAGCCGACATCCAAGACGAGCTCGCCCATCAGGTCATCGCCTCGATGGACTCCGACAGGGCGAGCTACCGCCGCTGCGACGTCCGGGACGAGGCGCAGGTGGCGGCCGCCGTCGCCTACGCCGTGGAAAAGTACGGCGGGCTGGACATTCTGTTCAGCAACGCCGGCACCCTCGGCCCCGTGGCCAGCATACTGGATCTCGACATCCAGGCGATGGACAAGGTCCTGGCGACGAACGTGCTCGGCGTGGCCGCCACGATCAAGCACGCCGCCCGCTCCATGGTGGCGCGGGGGGTGAGGGGGTCGATCATCTGCACCGCCAGCGTGGCGGCGTGCGTGGGAGGGAGCGGGCCCCACGCGTACTCGGCGGCCAAGTGCGCGGTGGTGGGGCTGGCGCGGTCGGCGTGCGGCGAGCTGGGCAGGCACGGGATCCGCGTGAACTGCATCTCGCCGTTCGGAGTGGCCACGCCGATGGTGTGCGGCGCATACGGGGCGGCGCCGGAGGAGATTGAGGCCAACAGCTGCGCCGCCGCGAACTTGAAAGGAATCGTGTTGAAGACGAGGCATATTGCGGAGGCGGCGCTGTTCCTAGCGTCGGATGAGTCGGCTTACGTCAGCGGGCAGAACCTGGCCGTGGACGGCGGCTTTGCGTCTGTGAACCATAGTTACTCGTCCAGCTCGTTTTGATCAATGCTGCTGTgtcttttctttgttttttcttttctttctttactAGTATTATGGAATTTAGGAGTTACGATGATGCATGTGCTTTTTTCCTGGTAATACGcatgttttatgatttttgcATTCAATTCTGTATTGAATTGAGCTCCAATTCATTGAACTGTAATGGTCAACGCCTCGACTCGACCCAACTTttatacttatatatttttttatagcaAATAATATAAAGGGTAATTTGAGTATTGTAATATTTAAGACCTGTAATTTAATTACTTCCTCATTCCAAAACAAAAATTTGTACAATGCAATTGagggcacgaattttaatacaATGTCTcaatctaaaaaataaaataatttactttatttatctcttttcttatttactttatttatctcttatttttttcactAGCTACTCTCTATTTCTCTCCTCATTTACTCTATtttcatttactttatttacattttcttaatttgcATGTTCTATTTTTTTAGGACTGTTATTACTGGGACGAGGGAGTAAATAATTGGGACATGTATATAAAGTGTAGAAGAGAGTCCACCATaaatgagtggagaaagagacctACCAAAGTTGATGTGTTAAATGGTTAGGTATTTtgtaaagggtaaatatcactttttgaCCCATCGTTTGAAgcgttttttttaaaatatcacaTCCTAAGGGTAGTTACAAAATAATACCTATCGTTACATTTTCATCTTGTTTGTGGCCCGCAAAAATAATCCGTAAACTAAAAAATGATGTGTTCCGATACACATGGAACTAAAAAGAAATCATACACACAAAACCTCGTCTCCTACACACACAAATTCTCATCTCCTACGACCAATAATGGCGACAGGCACCGCATCAACTGCTATGTTCCCCGCCGCAACCTCCTACATCGCCCCTCCCTCCCCCCAATCTAAATTTGGTGGCATCAATTTGGTGATTGCCAACACCAACGAACTGCAATGCCCACGTGTAGAATTCGAGCTTTCTGTTGTCGTCTTTAGAGTTCGACACCATCGTTGATACCATCAACTCCTTTTTCCCTGCCAGCGGCGCTTCAGACGAGGTGAGCTCCACTGCGATGTAATTTCATAGATTTTCAGCTCCCGATTTGGTTTCAAGAAATTGTGGTATTAAGCGATGCTTAGACACCTTTAAATTTATCCTGATAGATTCACATACCCATTTTTAATTAGGTCAATCGGAGGGATCCCATATGTTTATTTGGGGAAACAGATTCACGGGCAGGTCTCCAAATTCGGGTTGATCGATAACAATATAGTGAAAAATCCAAACTTGAATATGTATGTGAAGTGTGATAACAATATAGTGTGATCCAAACTTGAAAGCCTTGGGACTGAACCTGGATCGACCCGAAATCAAACATCGGGTCCGGTTCGATTTGGGCCCAAACCAGTGTTAATTTTTAGATCCAATATGAAGACAACATCCAAGAATTTAAAGTGCAATCCAATACAACCAACATCCAATAATTTCAAGTGCAATCCAATCGAGACAACTAATTCCAAAAACATTTCGATTTACTCTCAAACACTGAAATTTCGACGGCCTGCTCGCGTTACGTGTGGTGGCGCCGAGCGGGGGTTTTGAGATGCTAGTGAGAGGCGATGGTCTGCTCGCGCCGCGTGCGGCTGCGACGATGCTAGTCTGAGTTTTAAGAGACGAAAGGTtgaaggaccgtagaagtgagGAGGCTGAAGGGAAGGTCCGACTATGACCGAGAGGAGAGAGGGTGAGAGGTGGCAGGTTCAAGTTGAAAAAACTAGGGTTTCTGCTTGGGAACTTGGGTGAGGCGATGAGTTTTCAAAGTATTAGGGAATGAAAATCTAACTGGAGTGAAAATGAATTGAGATTTGAGAGTAATTaatagtaatttatttttattataaaaaataatatatatatataatatatatatatatatatatatatgtatgtaggggtgggctaccgtgagagaacatcttaaaataagaaataagaacaatttttaatgtatgaattttatgtagaacacgtatgtattcgctgtataaaggtatgaattgtgaaaaataaatttttgttacctttgggattcgaactcaggaccataaattcatccaacaggattacgaatcaaccgtagatcttgatgatctaaaatTCAGCCAACAGaattatgaatcaaccgtagatcttgatgatctaagggctgaaaatgattcttattttatatcttaagaaatgctcttattttagcccttccctatatatatatatatataagagggctacagtaaaaacacttcttaaaatataaatataaacgttttttaatgtacgaattttatccaacatggttacgaattcatccaacatggttacgaattgtgaaaaataaatttttgctacctttgggattcgaacccaggaccacgaattcatccaaaagggttacgaatcaaccgtagatcttgatgatctaagggctgaaaatcatttatattttatacacttaagagtgtttttattctagccctcccctatatatatatatatatatatatatatatatatatatatatatatatatatatatatatatatatatatatataggctaaagttcaatgaagaaggcctaaatgtaagaaagaagagagaagtaatctaatccgttgatcttatctaatctaacggacatgatttattcacgccatgttcaacggattttttcgttgaacatatggggggtcgaaacccagaacccccaaaaatattgtatatgttcacgaatgttcaacgaaaaaatccgttgaacatggcgtgaataaatcatgtccgttagattagataagatcaacggatgagattacttctctcttctttcttacatttaggcatttttcattgaacctaaccctatatatatatatatatatatatatatatatatatatatatatatatagggagaggttcaaaaaagaaccactaaataaaaaaagaacggagaaccattttcagccattcgatcatcaagatctacggtggatacatcatcttgttggatgaatgcagatcctgggttcgaatcctgaagggagcaattttttttatttttttgagtgcattaattttaacagcgaatgcattaatttttacagtgaatgcattagatttgatggttctcacgttctcacaaataatgtagttctctctagaaccacaccctatatatatatagataggtCGGTTTGGGTTCAATGGGTTCGTGCGGGTTAGACCCGGACAGACCCGTTGAGATTTCGGTACCTAAAAAATAGATTAACCTGAACCGTGTGCTTCTTACAAACTGTCCGACCCGCCCCAAACCTGTATGTCCGAGTCAGTTTGGCAAGTACAGTCCGGGTTTTCTCACCCCTACGCCTTGGGTAGGATTGATGATAGGCAGTGGAATTTTTTCCGCCATTAGAAAAGAAAAGATTGAATAAATTGTTCTCGATCACTCACCGTTGTTCCTAAATTCTaaagtaataaataatttgagataaaGCACTAGGAATCATGTAAATCTGTGGAAAAATTTGGGCGAACATGGTAAACATCGTGAATGAGGTTGGAATCTTGAAAACACTTAATAATTAATTGCTTTTGGGATTTGTTGGTGGAAAATCTACAATCATTTAGTTTTaatctttttaatttgtttcatttttcattatttttgtaataaaaaaataagatttcaagaaaaaaaaatattggatgGGTTTAGCCCGACCGCCCGATGGCCAGATAAGGGTTGGGCCTAGCATTTGACAGCCCGATTTGATTTCGGCCCGGCCCAGCCTGACCCGATAAAATCGAATGCTCAGTGGGGTCGGGCTGAATCAActcgacccgacccgacccgtttGACATCTCTAACACTT
This window encodes:
- the LOC131007258 gene encoding short-chain dehydrogenase reductase 3b-like, which gives rise to MFLKDETADPRSLFSAIKSLLTSHVIGSRTHPAMSKPRLEGKVALITGAASGIGEEATRLFVEHGAAVVVADIQDELAHQVIASMDSDRASYRRCDVRDEAQVAAAVAYAVEKYGGLDILFSNAGTLGPVASILDLDIQAMDKVLATNVLGVAATIKHAARSMVARGVRGSIICTASVAACVGGSGPHAYSAAKCAVVGLARSACGELGRHGIRVNCISPFGVATPMVCGAYGAAPEEIEANSCAAANLKGIVLKTRHIAEAALFLASDESAYVSGQNLAVDGGFASVNHSYSSSSF